The DNA region ATGCTCGGCGTCATAGGGCTGTGCCGCACGCTCGCGCTCGGCGGCCGCACCGAGCCGATGCACCTGTTCGGCCCACGGGGCGCGGACGATCTCCTGCGCCGCGCTATCCGGCTCGGCACCGAGAAGCAGCCTTTCCCCATCGAGGTCTCTGAGCTCGAGCCGGGCGCGGTCATCGAGCACGACCAGTATTCGCTCCAAACCTTCGCGGTGGATCACGGCGGACGGAGCGCGATCGGCTACGCTCTGGTCGAAAAGGAACGCCTCGGCCGCTTCGACCCCGAGCGGGCGCGCGCGATGGGCGTGCCGGAAGGTCCGATGTGGGGCGAGCTCCACCGGGGCCGCCCCGTGACGCTCTCCGACGGCCGCGTAGTCACCGCGGAATCGCTGGTAGGTCCCACGCGTCCGGGCCGGCGCGTGGTGCTCACCGGCGATTCGCGTCCATGCGATGCCACCATCGCGGCAGCCGCCAACGCCGATCTACTCGTGCACGAAGCGACTTTCTCGGACGAAGAAGCCGTGCGCGCCCTCGAGACTGGGCACTCCACGGCTCGCGAAGCCGCCGAGGTCGCGGTAAAGGCGGGAGTAAAGAAGCTGCTGCTGACGCACTTCTCCGCGCGCTACACGCGTGATGCAATCGAACTGGAGAAGGAAGCGCGCGCGGTTTTTCGGGAGACCTACATCGCGCGCGACGGAATGGAGCTGGAAGTCCCCTACGGGGACGTGACTAGTGACTAGAAACTGTGACTAGTGACTAGTGGACTGTAACTGAAGTTCGTTTTGCAGCGATCCGATTCTTTGGATTGCT from Gemmatimonadaceae bacterium includes:
- the rnz gene encoding ribonuclease Z, which gives rise to MSLTVRFLGTSASRPTVERNVSSLAIVREGETLMFDCGEGTQRQMMRYGISFALSRIFFTHMHADHMLGVIGLCRTLALGGRTEPMHLFGPRGADDLLRRAIRLGTEKQPFPIEVSELEPGAVIEHDQYSLQTFAVDHGGRSAIGYALVEKERLGRFDPERARAMGVPEGPMWGELHRGRPVTLSDGRVVTAESLVGPTRPGRRVVLTGDSRPCDATIAAAANADLLVHEATFSDEEAVRALETGHSTAREAAEVAVKAGVKKLLLTHFSARYTRDAIELEKEARAVFRETYIARDGMELEVPYGDVTSD